Below is a window of Blastocatellia bacterium DNA.
TCATGGCGAGAGCGCCAAGGATACGGGCATCATTCTCTCGCGGTATGGCCACGCCATTGCGATTCGGCACGATCTGTTTCCCGGCGAAGGAAATTCCTATATGCGCGAAGTCGCTCAGCACGCGACCGTGCCGGTGATCAACATGCAATGCGACATTGATCATCCCTGTCAGACGATTGCTGATCTGATGACGATTCGCGAGAGATTCGGCAACGACTTACGCGGACGGAAAATCGCTGTCTGCTGGGCTTATGCGCCCAGCTACGCCAAACCGATGTCAGTGCCGCAGGGCTTGATTATGCTGATGACCCGTTTTGGCTTGGATGTGGTGCTGGCTCATCCGCCGGAGTTCCGCTTGATGGAGCACACGCTGAAACGGGCTGAAGAAAACGCGCGCAAGCATGGGACGCGATTTGAAATTGTTGACAGCATGGAGGCCGCATTTGAAGGTGCTGACATCGTCTATCCCAAGAGTTGGGGATGCCTGGATCTGTTCAAGCAACCGGAAGAATCGCTCAAACTCGCTGCCAACTACAAGCATTGGATTTGTGATGAAGCCAAGATGAAATTGACCAAACCGGATTCGATTTACATGCACTGCTTGCCGGCGGACCGCGGCTATGAAGTGACGGATGAAGTGATTGATGGGCCTCATTCGGTTGTCTACGACGAGGCGGAGAATCGGCTCCACACGGCCAAAGCGATCATGGCCCTGACGATGTAAGACCAAATGCCGGGTGAAGATCGCGCATTCCCACTCGGTCAGTTCACCTATCAAAAACTGGCAGCGATCGATATTTACACAGCCTCACGTGACATCAAGGACTTGATGCGCAAA
It encodes the following:
- a CDS encoding ornithine carbamoyltransferase — protein: MDESLRGRDYIETTDWSDQELEILLSTSASLKDKFKRGIPTPYLSYKTIFLIFFDKSTRTRNSFEAGITQLGGHAHYISAETSQIAHGESAKDTGIILSRYGHAIAIRHDLFPGEGNSYMREVAQHATVPVINMQCDIDHPCQTIADLMTIRERFGNDLRGRKIAVCWAYAPSYAKPMSVPQGLIMLMTRFGLDVVLAHPPEFRLMEHTLKRAEENARKHGTRFEIVDSMEAAFEGADIVYPKSWGCLDLFKQPEESLKLAANYKHWICDEAKMKLTKPDSIYMHCLPADRGYEVTDEVIDGPHSVVYDEAENRLHTAKAIMALTM